In the Flavobacterium pallidum genome, one interval contains:
- the miaB gene encoding tRNA (N6-isopentenyl adenosine(37)-C2)-methylthiotransferase MiaB: MEKIIEESKQGESLVLEQKSGNTKKLFIESYGCAMNFSDSEVVASILLENGFNTTQILEEADLVLVNTCSIRDKAEQTVRKRLEKYNAVKKRQNPKMKVGVLGCMAERLKAQFLEEEKIVDLVVGPDAYKDLPNLLKEVEDGNDAINVILSKEETYGDISPVRLMSNGVTAFVSITRGCDNMCTFCVVPFTRGRERSREPQSIMAEIEDLWQKGYKEITLLGQNVDSYLWYGGGLKKDFDKVTDMQKATATGFDQLLEMVAVAYPKLRIRFSTSNPQDMHESVLHVIAKYPNICKHIHLPVQSGSDRILKEMNRLHTRAEYLDLISNIKRIIPDCSITQDMIAGFPTETEADHQDTLDLMEAVKYGFGYMYSYSERPGTLAGRKMEDDVPEEVKLRRLQEIVALQREHSAIRTNEFVGQIVEVLIEKESKKSPEDWSGRNSQSIMTVFPKEHYKMGDFVNVLITDCTSGTLIGKATGYSDMNRNEEI; encoded by the coding sequence ATGGAAAAGATCATCGAAGAAAGCAAGCAGGGTGAAAGCCTTGTATTGGAACAAAAATCAGGAAATACAAAAAAACTGTTCATCGAAAGCTACGGCTGTGCGATGAACTTTTCGGACAGTGAGGTCGTCGCATCCATCCTTTTGGAAAACGGCTTCAACACGACACAGATACTCGAAGAAGCCGACCTGGTGCTCGTCAATACCTGCTCCATCCGCGACAAGGCAGAACAGACCGTCCGCAAGCGCCTCGAAAAATACAATGCCGTCAAGAAACGCCAGAACCCAAAGATGAAAGTCGGCGTACTGGGCTGTATGGCCGAACGGCTCAAAGCGCAGTTCCTCGAGGAAGAGAAAATCGTCGACCTGGTCGTAGGACCCGATGCCTACAAGGATTTGCCTAATCTATTAAAGGAAGTCGAAGACGGGAATGACGCCATAAACGTGATCCTTTCAAAAGAAGAAACCTACGGAGACATTTCCCCGGTAAGGCTGATGAGCAATGGCGTAACGGCTTTTGTGTCCATCACCAGGGGATGCGACAACATGTGTACGTTCTGCGTGGTGCCTTTTACAAGAGGGCGTGAACGCAGCCGTGAGCCGCAGAGCATCATGGCCGAGATCGAAGACCTTTGGCAAAAAGGCTATAAGGAAATTACCCTTTTGGGGCAGAATGTCGACAGTTATTTATGGTATGGCGGCGGACTGAAAAAAGATTTCGACAAAGTCACCGACATGCAGAAGGCCACTGCCACAGGTTTCGACCAGCTGCTTGAAATGGTTGCCGTGGCTTACCCGAAACTACGCATCCGCTTTTCGACCTCGAACCCTCAGGACATGCATGAAAGCGTTTTGCATGTCATTGCGAAATACCCGAACATCTGCAAGCACATCCACCTGCCGGTACAATCGGGCAGCGACAGGATCCTGAAGGAAATGAACCGTTTGCACACGCGTGCTGAATATTTAGACTTAATCAGCAACATCAAAAGGATTATTCCGGATTGCAGCATCACCCAGGACATGATCGCAGGCTTCCCTACGGAAACCGAAGCGGACCACCAGGACACTTTAGACCTGATGGAAGCGGTAAAATATGGTTTCGGCTATATGTATTCATATTCTGAAAGGCCGGGAACTTTGGCCGGGAGGAAAATGGAAGATGATGTGCCGGAGGAGGTGAAGCTGCGTCGTTTGCAGGAAATCGTCGCGTTGCAACGCGAGCACAGTGCCATCCGTACCAACGAATTTGTCGGCCAAATTGTAGAAGTCTTGATTGAAAAAGAGTCGAAGAAATCTCCTGAAGACTGGTCGGGAAGGAATTCGCAAAGCATCATGACGGTATTCCCGAAGGAGCATTACAAAATGGGTGACTTTGTAAACGTGCTGATTACAGATTGTACCAGCGGGACATTAATCGGCAAGGCCACTGGCTACAGCGACATGAACCGAAACGAAGAAATATAA
- a CDS encoding sigma-54 interaction domain-containing protein gives MESVQAIKQKFEIIGNDPKLNRAIEKAIQVAPTDITVLVVGESGVGKESIPKIIHSLSHRKHGKYIAVNCGAIPEGTIDSELFGHEKGAFTGATGTREGYFEVANGGTIFLDEVGELPLTTQVRLLRVLENGEFIKVGSSQVQKTNVRIVAATNVNLFDAIEKGKFREDLYYRLSTVDIMLPALRERKDDIHLLFRKFASDFAHKYKMPPLKLDDNAVELLQKFRWSGNIRQLRNVAEQISVLETNRDISAMTLQSYLPLEGSNLPSVIKAGKPESDFSTEREILYKVLFDMKSDLNDLKKLTMELMKNGSSKVQETNPNLIRKIYGTDGSENEFDFDEPQQRSLSVMPVVAKPQQEHFKNDRDDNYLFAETVEEEETLRLEQKEIEMIKKSLEKNKGKRKAAADELGISERTLYRKIKQFDL, from the coding sequence ATGGAATCCGTACAAGCCATAAAACAAAAATTCGAAATTATCGGGAACGACCCGAAACTGAACCGCGCCATCGAAAAAGCGATTCAGGTCGCCCCTACTGATATCACGGTACTGGTAGTCGGGGAAAGCGGTGTCGGGAAAGAAAGCATCCCGAAGATTATCCATTCGCTCTCACACCGCAAACACGGGAAATACATCGCGGTAAACTGCGGTGCGATTCCGGAAGGCACGATCGACAGTGAACTGTTCGGGCACGAAAAAGGGGCATTTACAGGAGCGACAGGAACCCGTGAAGGGTATTTTGAAGTCGCAAATGGCGGTACGATCTTCCTTGATGAAGTGGGCGAATTGCCGCTGACGACGCAGGTGCGCTTACTGCGTGTACTGGAAAACGGGGAATTCATCAAGGTAGGTTCGTCGCAGGTACAAAAAACCAATGTGCGTATCGTAGCGGCCACCAATGTCAATCTTTTTGATGCCATCGAAAAGGGAAAATTCCGCGAGGACCTTTATTACAGGTTAAGTACCGTCGACATTATGCTGCCGGCATTGCGGGAACGCAAGGATGACATTCATTTGCTATTCCGGAAATTCGCTTCCGATTTTGCGCACAAATACAAAATGCCACCTTTGAAACTCGATGATAATGCGGTGGAATTGCTGCAAAAGTTCCGCTGGAGCGGTAACATCAGGCAGTTGCGCAATGTGGCGGAGCAGATTTCCGTTTTGGAAACCAACCGCGATATTTCAGCGATGACACTGCAATCGTATCTCCCGTTGGAAGGCAGTAATCTACCTTCGGTCATCAAGGCCGGAAAACCGGAAAGTGATTTCAGTACCGAAAGGGAAATATTATATAAGGTGCTTTTTGACATGAAAAGCGACCTGAACGATTTGAAAAAACTCACGATGGAGCTGATGAAAAACGGCAGTTCCAAAGTACAGGAAACCAATCCGAACCTGATCCGGAAAATTTATGGTACGGACGGCAGCGAAAACGAATTCGATTTTGACGAGCCGCAGCAGCGCAGCCTGTCGGTGATGCCTGTGGTTGCAAAGCCGCAGCAGGAGCATTTTAAAAACGACCGTGATGACAATTACCTTTTTGCTGAAACGGTCGAAGAAGAAGAAACCCTCCGCCTGGAACAAAAGGAAATCGAGATGATTAAAAAATCTTTGGAAAAAAATAAGGGCAAAAGGAAAGCCGCCGCAGATGAGCTCGGCATTTCAGAAAGGACGCTGTACCGCAAAATCAAACAGTTTGATTTATAG
- a CDS encoding LptE family protein, giving the protein MKKILLLTALVLTAFTFNGCGAYNFTGAKPIDAKTFQVSYFQNNADLVQPGIERTFTQQLQELIQNQTNLSLTNSGADLVYEGEITDFRISPMQATADQRAAQNRLTITVNVRFTNKKKEDESFEKPFSFFVDYSGSEQLVGAQLTEAVNTIYERITQDVFNASLAKW; this is encoded by the coding sequence ATGAAAAAAATACTTTTACTTACCGCACTCGTTTTAACCGCATTCACTTTTAATGGTTGCGGGGCGTATAATTTCACCGGCGCGAAACCTATCGATGCCAAAACGTTCCAGGTCAGTTATTTCCAGAACAACGCCGACCTGGTACAGCCGGGAATTGAACGTACGTTTACACAACAATTGCAGGAACTGATCCAGAACCAGACCAACCTGAGTTTAACCAATTCCGGTGCCGACCTGGTATATGAAGGCGAGATTACAGATTTCCGCATCTCGCCGATGCAGGCCACCGCCGATCAGCGTGCCGCCCAGAACAGGCTAACGATCACGGTCAATGTGCGTTTTACGAATAAGAAAAAGGAGGATGAGAGTTTTGAAAAGCCATTTTCGTTCTTTGTTGACTATAGTGGTTCGGAGCAATTGGTCGGTGCACAGCTGACTGAGGCAGTGAATACCATTTATGAGCGTATTACGCAGGATGTATTCAATGCGTCGCTGGCAAAATGGTAA
- a CDS encoding tetratricopeptide repeat protein yields the protein MNVSDYTYILNKPDAVNDRHTFVLERISQEFPFFQSARALHLKGLYNQDSFKYNHELKVTAAYTTDRSVLFDFITSGDFKALQQQFFAEKEAMIHEIIVNESEWVQPEAKAGAPDKLERSILDSIKEAAPEPLEADETTATIEEKLEIGRPLDFSGEKHSFSEWLQLASFHPIEREATQEEIPTDAEKKKKLELIDRFIETNPKIAPVRDSNPVTLSAARGTEDTGYLMTETLAKVYLEQKKYNKAIQAYEILILKYPEKSSLFADRISDIRILQQNNN from the coding sequence ATGAACGTTTCCGACTATACTTATATATTAAACAAACCCGATGCCGTCAATGACAGGCATACTTTTGTTTTGGAAAGGATCAGCCAGGAATTCCCGTTTTTCCAAAGCGCGCGTGCTTTACACCTCAAAGGGCTGTACAATCAGGATAGTTTCAAATACAACCACGAACTGAAAGTGACGGCCGCCTACACTACCGACAGGAGCGTCCTTTTCGACTTCATCACTTCAGGGGATTTCAAAGCGCTGCAGCAGCAATTCTTTGCTGAAAAGGAAGCGATGATCCATGAAATCATTGTCAATGAAAGCGAATGGGTCCAGCCCGAAGCGAAGGCAGGAGCGCCCGACAAGTTGGAGCGTTCCATTTTGGACTCCATAAAAGAAGCGGCTCCCGAACCATTGGAAGCTGATGAAACTACCGCCACGATTGAAGAAAAGCTGGAAATCGGCAGGCCGTTGGATTTTTCCGGGGAAAAGCATTCTTTCAGCGAATGGCTGCAGCTTGCATCGTTCCATCCGATTGAAAGGGAAGCTACGCAGGAAGAAATTCCAACCGATGCGGAAAAGAAGAAAAAACTCGAACTCATTGACCGTTTTATAGAAACCAATCCTAAGATCGCTCCAGTACGTGACAGCAATCCTGTTACATTGTCAGCGGCCCGCGGAACTGAGGATACCGGCTACCTGATGACGGAAACTTTGGCGAAGGTATACCTAGAACAAAAGAAATACAACAAGGCCATTCAGGCATATGAAATTTTAATTTTGAAATATCCGGAAAAAAGTAGTTTATTTGCAGACCGAATTTCGGACATCAGGATTTTACAACAGAATAACAATTAA
- the secG gene encoding preprotein translocase subunit SecG has protein sequence MLIVFLALIAIVCFLLIIVIMVQNPKGGGLSSSLGGSQQMGGVQKTTDFLDKSTWTLAGILVALILFSSVKFSGDDTIAPAAAPVEAAKPATPAATPAKSTDATTTTDKPVSVPVEAPATEKK, from the coding sequence ATGCTTATAGTTTTTTTAGCGCTCATCGCAATAGTTTGCTTCCTATTGATCATCGTGATTATGGTACAGAATCCTAAAGGAGGCGGTCTTTCATCTTCATTAGGCGGATCACAACAAATGGGCGGTGTCCAGAAAACAACCGATTTCCTTGATAAAAGCACATGGACTTTGGCTGGGATTTTAGTTGCCCTTATATTATTTTCGAGTGTAAAATTCAGCGGCGATGATACAATTGCACCGGCTGCCGCTCCTGTTGAAGCTGCAAAACCTGCAACTCCGGCTGCTACACCGGCAAAATCAACTGATGCAACCACTACTACTGACAAACCAGTTTCAGTTCCTGTGGAAGCTCCTGCAACAGAAAAGAAATAA
- a CDS encoding co-chaperone GroES, which produces MALNIKPLSDRVLIEPVAAETQTASGIFIPDTAKEKPQKGTVVAVGNGTLEHAMTVKVGDTVLYGKYAGTELKFEGKDYLIMREDDILAII; this is translated from the coding sequence ATGGCTTTAAACATTAAACCACTATCGGATCGCGTGCTGATTGAGCCTGTAGCCGCAGAAACACAAACGGCATCAGGGATTTTCATTCCGGACACTGCAAAGGAAAAACCACAAAAAGGAACAGTCGTAGCTGTAGGCAACGGCACTTTGGAACACGCCATGACCGTGAAGGTTGGAGACACGGTATTGTACGGTAAATATGCCGGCACCGAATTGAAATTCGAAGGAAAAGATTATCTCATCATGCGTGAAGACGACATTCTGGCAATTATCTAA
- the groL gene encoding chaperonin GroEL (60 kDa chaperone family; promotes refolding of misfolded polypeptides especially under stressful conditions; forms two stacked rings of heptamers to form a barrel-shaped 14mer; ends can be capped by GroES; misfolded proteins enter the barrel where they are refolded when GroES binds), producing the protein MAKDIKFDIEARDGLKRGVDALANAVKVTLGPKGRNVIIGKSFGAPNVTKDGVTVAKEIELKDPLENMGAQMVKEVASKTNDLAGDGTTTATVLAQAIVKEGLKNVAAGANPMDLKRGIDKAVEAIVGDLAKQAKVVGSDSEKIKQIASISANNDEVIGELIATAFAKVGKEGVITVEEAKGTDTYVDVVEGMQFDRGYLSPYFVTNPEKMEAELENPYILLYDKKVSSLKELLPVLEPVAQSGKPLLIIAEDVDGEALSTLVVNKLRGALKIAAVKAPGFGDRRKAMLDDIAILTGGTVISEEKGYTLENATLDMLGTAKRVSIDKDNTTIVSGAGEADLIKNRVNQIKIQMETTTSDYDREKLQERLAKLAGGVAVLYVGAASEVEMKEKKDRVDDALHATRAAVEEGIVAGGGVALLRAKNALKDVKPDNADEATGIQIVSRAVEAPLRTIVENAGLEGSVVVAKVADGSGDFGYNAKTDEYVDMLKAGIIDPKKVTRVALENAASVAGMILTTECALVDIKEENAGGGMPMGGGMPGMM; encoded by the coding sequence ATGGCAAAAGATATAAAATTCGACATTGAAGCCCGTGACGGACTGAAGCGCGGGGTTGACGCATTGGCTAATGCAGTAAAAGTAACATTGGGGCCTAAAGGACGCAACGTGATCATCGGGAAGTCATTCGGTGCCCCGAATGTGACTAAAGACGGTGTGACGGTAGCCAAAGAAATAGAATTGAAGGACCCGTTGGAAAATATGGGTGCGCAAATGGTGAAAGAAGTGGCTTCAAAAACCAACGACCTTGCCGGCGACGGTACAACTACTGCTACCGTATTGGCACAGGCGATTGTGAAAGAAGGACTGAAGAACGTTGCCGCCGGAGCCAACCCAATGGATTTGAAAAGAGGTATTGACAAAGCGGTGGAAGCCATCGTCGGCGATCTTGCCAAACAGGCTAAAGTGGTGGGAAGCGATTCTGAGAAAATCAAGCAGATCGCATCGATCTCTGCCAATAATGACGAAGTGATTGGTGAGCTGATTGCTACGGCTTTCGCCAAAGTGGGAAAAGAAGGCGTCATTACCGTGGAAGAAGCCAAAGGAACCGATACTTACGTTGATGTTGTCGAAGGCATGCAGTTCGACAGGGGATACCTTTCCCCATATTTCGTTACCAATCCTGAAAAGATGGAAGCCGAGCTTGAGAATCCTTACATCCTTTTATACGATAAGAAAGTATCTTCCTTAAAAGAACTGCTTCCTGTTTTAGAACCGGTAGCACAATCAGGAAAGCCTTTACTGATCATAGCTGAAGATGTTGATGGCGAAGCGCTGTCGACATTGGTGGTAAATAAATTGCGTGGCGCACTGAAAATTGCGGCTGTAAAAGCACCAGGATTCGGTGACAGGAGAAAAGCGATGCTCGACGACATTGCGATCCTGACAGGTGGAACCGTGATTTCTGAAGAAAAAGGATACACGCTTGAGAATGCGACCCTTGATATGCTTGGAACAGCAAAACGTGTAAGTATCGACAAAGACAATACTACCATCGTAAGTGGTGCCGGTGAAGCGGATCTGATTAAAAACCGCGTAAACCAGATCAAGATCCAGATGGAAACCACAACATCGGATTATGACCGTGAAAAACTGCAGGAACGTTTGGCTAAATTGGCCGGTGGCGTTGCAGTACTTTATGTGGGCGCCGCTTCAGAAGTGGAAATGAAAGAAAAGAAAGACCGTGTGGATGATGCATTGCATGCTACACGCGCTGCGGTGGAAGAAGGTATTGTTGCCGGTGGTGGCGTAGCCTTGTTAAGGGCAAAAAATGCGCTTAAGGATGTCAAGCCTGACAATGCTGATGAAGCCACCGGAATCCAGATCGTATCTCGCGCTGTGGAAGCGCCGTTAAGGACTATCGTTGAAAATGCAGGACTGGAAGGATCTGTTGTTGTGGCTAAAGTCGCAGATGGTTCAGGAGATTTTGGTTACAATGCCAAAACAGACGAATACGTAGATATGCTTAAGGCGGGCATTATCGATCCTAAGAAAGTGACCCGCGTGGCACTTGAAAATGCAGCTTCAGTAGCGGGAATGATCCTGACAACAGAATGTGCATTGGTGGACATTAAAGAAGAAAATGCCGGAGGCGGAATGCCGATGGGTGGTGGAATGCCGGGAATGATGTAA
- a CDS encoding DedA family protein: MADFDWKNLINPEFYINLEVGGVHVGLWVVLFIIFAETGLFAGFFLPGDSLLFLAGIYATGYYQDGVYIPGLVDQMFHADSAFLNVMALSTFVAIAGILGNIVGYWFGSKSGSYLYNKQDSFWFKKKYLIQSKDFFEKHGGRAIIFSRFLPIFRTFAPIVAGIVAMDKKKFMFYNIISSFLWSYTLIFAGNYLYKFLKESYQIDLKDHIELIIIGLVGITIIPVIYKFGKKTVTPSEE; this comes from the coding sequence ATGGCTGATTTTGACTGGAAGAATTTAATCAACCCCGAATTTTATATCAATCTGGAAGTGGGGGGGGTGCATGTAGGTTTATGGGTAGTTTTGTTCATCATTTTTGCTGAAACGGGTTTGTTTGCGGGTTTCTTCCTTCCGGGTGACAGCCTGTTGTTTTTGGCTGGGATTTACGCCACCGGATATTACCAGGATGGGGTATATATACCTGGATTGGTTGACCAGATGTTTCATGCCGATAGTGCATTTTTGAATGTCATGGCACTTTCCACATTCGTTGCCATCGCTGGGATTTTAGGGAATATTGTCGGGTACTGGTTTGGTTCCAAAAGCGGAAGCTACTTATATAACAAGCAGGACAGTTTTTGGTTTAAGAAAAAATACCTGATCCAGTCCAAAGATTTCTTTGAAAAACATGGCGGGCGCGCGATTATCTTTTCACGTTTCCTTCCGATTTTCAGGACATTCGCGCCTATTGTGGCAGGAATCGTCGCCATGGATAAAAAGAAATTCATGTTTTATAATATCATAAGTTCTTTCTTATGGTCTTATACCTTAATCTTTGCAGGAAATTACCTGTATAAGTTTTTAAAGGAAAGCTACCAGATTGACCTCAAGGACCACATCGAATTGATCATCATCGGTCTGGTTGGGATTACAATCATTCCGGTCATTTACAAATTTGGAAAAAAAACAGTTACCCCTTCAGAGGAATAA
- a CDS encoding heavy-metal-associated domain-containing protein codes for MKNIIIVLLFAIGLNAHAQEKKNKNAKYNIEVNGNCDQCKKRIEKAAFSVSGVKSAVWDIESHQLNVILNEEKASVTDVEKAVAKIGHDTQTQKAPDEVYEKLHSCCKYDRK; via the coding sequence ATGAAAAATATCATCATCGTCTTATTATTTGCCATCGGCTTAAATGCCCATGCCCAGGAGAAGAAAAACAAAAATGCAAAGTACAATATCGAAGTGAACGGCAATTGCGACCAGTGTAAAAAGCGCATTGAAAAAGCCGCATTCAGTGTGTCTGGAGTAAAATCGGCAGTGTGGGATATAGAAAGCCATCAATTGAACGTCATATTGAATGAAGAAAAGGCTTCAGTTACTGATGTGGAAAAGGCGGTTGCCAAAATCGGCCACGACACGCAAACCCAAAAAGCGCCGGACGAAGTTTATGAAAAACTGCATTCCTGCTGTAAATACGACCGGAAATAA
- a CDS encoding TonB-dependent receptor plug domain-containing protein, which translates to MAQEADTLQEVKIEVRDKGLKKSQRTTANVITLTGKELLKAACCNLAESFETNPSIDVNFPDALTGTKQIRMLGLTSPYLMITEENIPSVRGASQAYGLSFTPGTWVESIQITKGAGSVVNGYESISGQINTELIKPLSDIPFFLNGYGSTDSRFEVNTHFNRKISDKWSSSLFIHGNARVSKNDMNDDGFLDNPVGQQVNILNRWQYNNAEKGWVSFINFRFMDDEKQTGETGFDKSRDRGTTNFWGSEINTRRLDLSAKVGYVFPEMPFQSIGFQNAFNSHDQESYFGLNQYNIRQDSYYSNLIFNSIINNTKHKFATGLNFTYDRYREDVLVPDLNGDFDRIDNSAGAFFEYSYDNTDDFSVVAGARFDKHNRLGAFFTPRIHVRYNPWEKGVFRISGGRGKRAANIFAENQQLFASSRSFNILNTAGRIYGLDPEIAWNYGLSFSQQFFLFGHAADAGFDFFRTDFSNQAIVDLYGSPQQVSFYGGKSTANSLQVEFNFGVIENLHFRTAYKFYDINANYLSGNAERPLQARHRFFGNGAYETKKTAKGGLWKFDYTYNWMGKQRLPFTGTNPVSEQLPDFSPAFSLMNAQVTKVFSQALEIYIGGENLGNYRQQKAILGSEEPFGPNFDTSIVYAPVFGRMFYAGLRFKIKS; encoded by the coding sequence ATGGCCCAGGAAGCCGATACGCTACAAGAGGTAAAAATTGAGGTCAGAGACAAAGGCTTAAAAAAATCACAGCGTACTACTGCCAACGTCATTACGCTCACAGGAAAGGAACTTTTGAAGGCTGCCTGCTGCAATCTCGCCGAGAGTTTCGAAACCAATCCGTCGATTGACGTGAATTTCCCGGATGCGCTCACCGGGACCAAACAAATCCGCATGCTCGGGCTTACCAGTCCTTACCTGATGATTACTGAGGAAAATATCCCTTCCGTACGCGGCGCTTCACAGGCTTACGGCTTGTCATTTACACCGGGGACCTGGGTGGAAAGCATACAGATTACAAAAGGTGCCGGCTCCGTCGTGAACGGTTATGAAAGCATTTCTGGACAAATCAATACCGAATTGATAAAGCCGCTGAGCGACATCCCTTTTTTCTTAAATGGGTATGGCTCGACCGACAGCCGTTTTGAAGTCAACACGCATTTCAACCGGAAAATTTCCGATAAATGGTCGTCAAGCCTTTTCATCCATGGCAATGCGCGCGTGTCAAAGAATGACATGAACGATGACGGTTTTCTTGACAATCCGGTCGGGCAGCAAGTCAACATTTTAAACCGCTGGCAATATAATAATGCTGAAAAAGGCTGGGTCAGTTTCATCAATTTCAGGTTTATGGATGATGAAAAGCAGACCGGCGAAACGGGATTTGACAAAAGTCGGGACCGCGGAACGACAAATTTCTGGGGCTCTGAAATCAATACCCGCAGGTTAGATTTGTCCGCGAAAGTCGGGTATGTTTTTCCGGAGATGCCGTTTCAAAGCATCGGTTTCCAGAATGCATTTAACAGCCATGACCAGGAATCTTATTTCGGTTTAAACCAATACAACATCCGGCAGGACAGTTATTATTCGAACCTGATTTTCAATTCGATCATCAACAATACAAAACACAAATTTGCTACCGGGCTTAACTTCACTTACGACCGTTACCGCGAAGATGTTTTGGTTCCGGACCTCAATGGGGATTTTGACCGGATTGACAATTCAGCCGGGGCTTTCTTTGAATATAGTTATGACAATACGGATGATTTCAGTGTAGTGGCCGGAGCAAGATTCGACAAACACAACCGTTTGGGCGCTTTCTTTACCCCGAGGATCCATGTGCGTTACAACCCTTGGGAGAAAGGCGTTTTCAGGATTTCCGGAGGAAGGGGAAAACGCGCCGCTAATATTTTTGCAGAAAACCAACAGCTTTTTGCGAGTTCGAGGTCATTCAATATTTTGAATACGGCTGGGAGAATTTATGGTCTGGATCCGGAAATCGCATGGAATTACGGGCTGAGTTTTTCACAGCAATTCTTTCTTTTCGGGCATGCCGCCGATGCAGGCTTTGATTTCTTCCGCACCGATTTCAGCAACCAGGCGATCGTGGATTTGTATGGTAGTCCGCAGCAGGTTTCGTTTTATGGCGGAAAATCCACTGCGAACAGCCTTCAGGTCGAATTCAATTTCGGTGTCATTGAAAACCTGCATTTCAGGACCGCTTATAAGTTTTATGACATCAATGCCAATTATCTTTCTGGCAATGCGGAACGGCCATTGCAGGCAAGGCATCGTTTTTTCGGGAACGGCGCTTATGAAACCAAAAAAACAGCAAAAGGCGGGTTGTGGAAATTTGATTACACTTACAACTGGATGGGTAAACAACGCCTTCCGTTTACCGGGACAAATCCTGTTTCAGAACAGCTTCCGGATTTCTCACCGGCCTTTTCGCTGATGAATGCCCAGGTTACGAAAGTGTTTTCGCAGGCTCTTGAAATTTACATCGGCGGGGAAAACCTTGGCAATTACAGGCAGCAGAAAGCCATATTGGGGAGTGAGGAGCCTTTTGGCCCGAATTTTGACACATCAATTGTTTATGCGCCGGTGTTTGGCAGGATGTTTTACGCCGGACTTCGTTTTAAAATCAAATCTTAA
- a CDS encoding HYC_CC_PP family protein codes for MSWVFKYFCKMKFKKCTCLMLAILVLFSNAGLAFSVHFCEGKVAAVSSVFHSGKVCEMEKKVVGKACCAQKLAEKHKKCCSDKKVTLKSKSDNGIVKNASFQFTAALPERYNPDAFFEKRIAFRSNKETIRYYCDAHSPPLYRLYSHYILYA; via the coding sequence ATGTCATGGGTTTTTAAATACTTTTGCAAAATGAAGTTTAAAAAGTGTACCTGTTTAATGCTTGCCATCTTGGTGTTGTTTTCCAACGCAGGGCTGGCTTTCAGTGTACATTTTTGTGAAGGGAAAGTAGCAGCCGTTTCATCAGTATTTCATTCCGGAAAGGTTTGTGAGATGGAAAAAAAGGTGGTAGGCAAAGCCTGCTGTGCCCAAAAACTGGCTGAAAAACATAAAAAATGCTGTTCAGACAAGAAAGTAACCTTAAAGTCCAAATCGGATAACGGTATCGTAAAAAATGCCTCTTTCCAATTTACAGCGGCACTTCCGGAACGGTACAATCCGGATGCTTTTTTTGAAAAACGAATCGCCTTCCGCAGCAATAAAGAGACCATCCGCTATTATTGCGATGCCCATTCCCCGCCGCTTTACCGGCTGTATTCCCACTATATCCTTTACGCCTGA
- a CDS encoding exosortase F system-associated membrane protein gives MLKKLLAHKLRALAFIGLVCLLALVRIFETKLFYDPFLRFFKSEFTGKPLPGFDVARLSFSLFFRYLLNTIISLALIYVAFKEKGLVKFSALLYLIFFLVLMMTFFVIVYGFGTNSTLELFYVRRFLIQPIFVILFIPAFYYQEHVAKK, from the coding sequence ATGCTAAAAAAACTCCTCGCACATAAATTAAGGGCGCTTGCATTCATCGGGTTGGTTTGCCTGTTGGCGCTGGTCAGAATATTTGAAACGAAATTGTTTTACGATCCGTTCCTTCGTTTTTTCAAAAGTGAGTTTACGGGAAAACCGTTGCCTGGATTTGATGTGGCCAGGCTTTCTTTCAGCCTTTTTTTTCGATACCTGCTCAATACGATAATTTCATTGGCACTGATTTATGTCGCTTTTAAAGAAAAGGGATTGGTGAAATTTTCTGCGCTGTTGTACCTCATTTTCTTCCTCGTGCTGATGATGACTTTTTTTGTCATCGTGTATGGTTTCGGCACAAACAGCACACTCGAATTGTTTTACGTAAGGCGTTTTTTAATCCAGCCGATTTTCGTGATCTTATTCATTCCGGCTTTTTATTACCAGGAGCATGTTGCCAAAAAATAA